The DNA region GGTTGCCACGCCAAGCATTTGCTCACCTATTTAAACAGTATCGAACCTAAAAAACTCATACTCAATGGTGACATTATCGATATTTGGCAATTCAGCAAACGGTATTTCCCGAAGCCTCATTTAAAGGTTATCAAAAAAATAATGAACATGGCTGCCAACGGTGTTGAAGTAATCTATATTACAGGCAACCATGACGAAATGTTGAGGAAATTCAGCAACACCACTATAGGGAATATTTCTATTGTTGATAAAGCGGTTTTAGAACTTGATGGCAAACGGGCATGGTTTTTTCACGGTGATGTTTTCGATATTTCCATTCAGAATGCCAAATGGCTGGCCAAATTGGGCGGATACGGTTACGACCTTTTAATTCTAATCAACCGCTTTGTAAATTGGTGCTTGGAAAAACGCGGCAAAGAACGCTATTCACTCTCCAAAAAAATAAAAAACGGTGTAAAAGGAGCTGTAAAATATATCAACGATTACGAAACCGTTATTTCCGATTTGGCTATTGAAAACGGATACGATTACGTTGTTTGCGGCCACATACACCAACCCAAAATGGTTTACAAAGAAAATAAGCAAGGGAAAACCATGTACTTGAATTCTGGTGATTGGGTTGAAAATTTCACCGCTTTAGAATACCAATTTAAACGTTGGAAAGTTTACAATTTCAGCAAAGACAAACTCGCTCCATTTGTTGTTGAAGACGAAATTGTTGACATGGAAATTAAAGACCTAATTGCCGCCATTACTATTGTTGAGCAACATGCCAAAAAGTAAATTTTGTGGCATGAGGTTCGGCTAAAATTCTTTTTTAGCTCAATCATCAAGCAACGCTTCTCGCAAAATAGAAATAGGGTGTTTTGCTTCGCGCTTTGTGCCATCCTTGATTTGATGCCTACAACTGGTACCGTTGGCCGCAATAATCGTTTCTTTTGATGCCTTTTTAACTGCGGGGAATAGGGTTTGTTCGCCCACATTCATGCTTACTTCATAATGTTCCTTTTCGTAACCAAAACTACCTGCCATACCACAGCAACCACTAGGAATAATGGTTACTTTGTAATTCTTCGGAAGGTTTAACACCGAAAATGTTGATAGTTGATTACTCAATGCTTTTTGGTGGCAATGCCCGTGGAATTTTATCGTTTTTTCTTCTGAAGTAAACTGTTCGGGTTTTATGTGCCCCAATTCTATTTCACTTTGGATGAATTCTTCAATTAAAAAGACATTTTTTGAAATGCTTTCAGCGGAAGCTTTGTCGTCGGCTAACTTTAAATATTCATCGCGAAAAGTTAAAATGGCCGAAGGCTCGATGCCCAAAAGCGGACTTTCACTTGAAACCAAATCTTTGAAAATAGCAACGTTTTTATCGGCTACTGTTTTGGCCTGTTCCAACAGCCCTTTCGATAAAAATGAACGCCCCGATTCGGCATGCTCAACCATCTTAACTTCATAATTTAAAGTGGTCAACAATTCGATTGCATCCACACCAATGGGCGTATCCAAATAATTGGTAAACTCGTCGTTAAACAAATACACTGTTTTAATGGTTTGTTT from Tamlana crocina includes:
- a CDS encoding UDP-2,3-diacylglucosamine diphosphatase, with amino-acid sequence MKIKRKLEIAVISDVHLGTYGCHAKHLLTYLNSIEPKKLILNGDIIDIWQFSKRYFPKPHLKVIKKIMNMAANGVEVIYITGNHDEMLRKFSNTTIGNISIVDKAVLELDGKRAWFFHGDVFDISIQNAKWLAKLGGYGYDLLILINRFVNWCLEKRGKERYSLSKKIKNGVKGAVKYINDYETVISDLAIENGYDYVVCGHIHQPKMVYKENKQGKTMYLNSGDWVENFTALEYQFKRWKVYNFSKDKLAPFVVEDEIVDMEIKDLIAAITIVEQHAKK